Genomic DNA from Streptomyces sp. PCS3-D2:
GGACTGGGCGCCGTCCTTGCCCCCGGTCGCGTTCCGGACGGCCACCGCGATCTTCGCGGGCGGCGCGGTCGTGGCGGCGGCCGCCGGTGCCGAGGTCGCCGGCTGGGCCGGGGCGGAGGGCGACGCGGGCGTGCCCGGGGTCGCGGTGGCCGCCGGGTTGCCCGAGCCCTGGCCGTCGAGGGGGATGTCCTCGCGGACCATCCGGAACAGGTCCTCGGCCTCGCCCGGCTTGGGCTCGACACGGCCGTCCAGGCCGGGCTTGGAGCTGTAGACCCAGGGCATGGTGGTCATGGTGATCCGGCCCGGCGGGACCTTCTTCAGCTCCATGCTGAGGTCGAACAGTTTGTCGATCTTGTTCAGGCCGGTGTCCACCACCATCGCCTCGATCGCCGCCTGGGCCAGGCTGTTGAGCTTGACCGGGTTGCTGAGCTTGGCGTTCTTGCGGAACTCCCGGGCCATCGAGTTCATGTACTGGTGCTGGGCGTGGGTACGGCCTATGTCGGTGCCGTCCTCGAAGCCGTACCGGGTGCGCAGCCACTGCAGGGCCGTCTCGCCCTGGATGACGCTCGTGCCCTTGGGCAGCTTCAGGCCGGAGCCCTTGCCGTCCCGGGTGCGGGAGTGCACGTTCTGCTCGACGCAGACCGGGACACCGCCGATGGCGTCGGCCATGCGGACCACGCCCTTGAAGTCGATCATCATGAAGTGATCGATGGGGATCTTGGTCAGTTCGGTCCAGGCGGCGACCGTGCAGCCCGGCCCACCGCGCTGGATCGACTCGTTCGTCTGGACGAGGCCCTTGCTGGCCGGGTGCACCGTCCCGCCCGGCTCGGTGCACTTGGGCATCATCAGCATCGTGTCGCGGGGCATCGAGACCACGGACATGTTGCTGCGGTCCGCGGACAGGTGCACCAGCATCTGGACGTCCGCGAGCGGCGGGCCGTCGAAGGTGTCCCTGGCTCCGCCGAGGGCCTGGTTCTCCGCGTCGTCGCGCGCGTCGGAACCGATGAGCAGGATGTTCAGCGGGGTCTGCCCGAAGGCGTTGGGCTTGGAACCGCCCAGCTTGTTCTCGCCGAGGTTCAGCGCGTCCGTCTGGATGCTGCCGTTCAGGTGCCGGTAGTAGAGGTAGCCGGCCGCCGCCGTCCCGAGTATGAGCAGGGACAGGATCGCGGAGACCCAGCGCAGCACGCGCCGGCGGCTCCTCGCGGGGGGACGGGTGCCGGCCGTGCGGGTCGGATCCGAGCCGTTCCGCTGGCGGGGCACCGTGCCGGGCGCGCCGGCCCCGCCGTCGGGTATGTCCCCGTCGGCCTGGGCGCCCGCCCCCTCCTCCCGCACGTCGCTGTGCCTCACGCGCATCCCCCTCAAAGGTCCTACTTGGTCATGGGTGTCCCGGTGCGACCGGGCACGTACCGCTACTTGGCGCAGACGGACTTGTCGGCCTGCGCCTGCTGGACGTCCTTGGACAGCTCCTGCGGCACCGGCGGCGCCAGCGGGGAACCCGCCTGCTGGAAGTCCGGACCCAGGGTCAGCTTCATCGGGGTCTTCGCCGCCGCGTCCGCCGTGCCCATCTTCAGCGCGGTGGCCGGGAGTCCCAGGGCGTCCGCGAGCGCGCGGGCCTGGGCGGCCTGGTTGGGGGCGTACTCCAGCTGCGTGGCGTCCACCTTCGACGGGGCGTTGCCCTCGTTGCTGGCCTTTGACATCCCCTTGGTGTTCTGCAGCCAGTTCAGCGTGCCGGAGGCGGCGCCCTTGGGGCCGCCGCCGTTGTAGATGTTCACCCGTACGTCCCCGGCGGGCGCCCGGTCGCCCTGGAGCAGCGCGTCCTGCTTGGCCTTCGCGTCGGCGTCGGCCGCGTCCTTGGCGGCCTGCTCCTTCTTCTCGACCTCCGTGAGCGAGACGTCCCCCCGGATCATCTGCAACAGGGGATCGGCCAGCGCCTTGTTGACCACCACGGTCGCCTTGCGGTTCGCGGGCTCGGCCGGGTTGTCAAGGACCGGCAGGGTGGTGAAGGTGATGTTCTTGAGGTCGATGTCCTTCAACTCGCTGGCGAGATCGGTGAGTTTGCCGATGGAACCCAAGCCCGGGTCCACGGTCAGCGACTTGGTGGCCGCCTCCGCCAGCGAGAAGAACTTCTTCGGACTGGTCAGCGTCTCCTTGGACTTCATCTCGCGCATCATCGAACCGAGGAACTGCTGCTGGGTCTTGATGCGGTCCAGGTCGCTCTGGTTGCCGAAGGCGTGCCGGGTCCGCACGAAGGCCAGCGCCTGCTCGCCCTCCAGCCGGTGCTCGCCCTCGGGGAGCTTCAGCTTGGAGTCCTTGTCGTCGACGGCCTTCTCCAGGCACACGGGCACGCCGCCCACCGCGGTGCTCAGGGTCTTCACCGCGTTGAAGTCGACCATCATGAAGTTGTCGACCTCGATGCCGGTGACCTCCTTGACCGTGCGCATCGTGCAGCCCGCGTCGCGGCCCTCCTGGCCCAGGCTGGTGTTGAAGCGCGTGCCCTTCGTGCCGCGGATGGTCTTGGTGGTGCCGTCCGGCTGCTTCGTCGGGCAGTCGGGGATGTTGGTGATCAGGTCGCGGGGGATGGACAGCGCGGTGGCGTTGGAGCGGTCCTTGGCGATGTGGAAGAGGATCGTGGTGTCGGCGTGGCCGACGCTGTCCTTGTCGCCGTACCCCTCGTTGCCCGCACCGCTGCGCTTGTCGGTGCCGATGACCAGGATGTTGATGGCCTGGTCCTTCTTGAACCCGCCGGTGCCCGCGCCCGCGATGTCGGTGACGCTGAGGTTGCCGTTGAGGTGGTCGTAGTAGAGGTACGCGGCGGCGGCGCCGCCGACCAGCAGCAGGGCCAGGCTGCCGCTGGTGATCAGCAGGGCCTTCTTGCGCCGTCCGCCACCGCCGCCGCCCTTGCGCGAGCGGCCGCTCCTGCGGCCGCCGGGCGGGGCGTCGCCACGGCGCGGCTTGGGTACGCCGGGGGAGGGCGCGGTGGGGGCGGTGGGGGCCGACGAGGATCTACGGGGCGCGGCGACCTTGGGTCGCTCTCGCGCTGCGGAGTCGTTCAGTTGCAGCTCGTAGTGGCCGGTGCGGGGATTGAGCACCCACTGGTCTGCGGGGTCGATCTCGTCCGCCCGCCCACGGCTTTGCGCATCCACGGTTGCTCGAATCCTCCGTCGGGTGCCTCGCGACGCGCCTCCCCAAGGCGCACGGTCAACGATCCGGCTGGTGGTACCCGGTCTCCGGTCCGGCCGGGCACCGGATCGCTCACCTTATCCGTCCTGTTCGGCCGCAAACCATGGTGGTGACACATTCCACTGCCCTTATAACGGGGTGAACAGCCCATTCCACTCGGTCCGGTCGCCGGCTTTTGGATTGCTTTACCGGCACCCGGTGTGCCCTGCGGTCGTTCCTGTGAAGGTAGGGATGGGCGCGGAGGGGGTCGGGGTTCCCTCGCCGGCCGAATTCCCTTCCGGAGCGGCGTCCGTTGCCGTCGCGGCCGGGGTCGGGGCGGCGTTCCCGGGGGTCCGAGGCCGCGCCGAGGCCGTCGCCCCGGGCGGGGTCACCGTCAGCGGCCCGTCCTCCCTCAGCTGTCGGAACAGTCGCCCGGCGTCGGGCTCCACCAGTTCGTCCCGGTTGGGGTCGGGGGCGTAGGGGCGGCGCGGCACCGTCAGGAACGTCATGCGATCGGTCGGTATGTCCCGTATACCTCGGACGAGTTCGTACATGTCGCGCAGCGACGCCAGCCCGGGGTCGGTGGTCAGCGAGGAGGTGGCGGCGCTCAGCAGCGGGTACAGCCGTGCCGGGTTCAGCAGGACGCCGTTGCTCTGCACCTTCGTGACGAGCGAGCCGAGGAACTGCTGCTGACGCTCCATCCGTTCGGTGTCGCTGCCGTTGCCCAGGCTGTGCCGGGCCCGGACGAACCCCAGTGCCTGCTCGCCCCGCAGGGTCTGCCGGCCGGCGGGCAGCTTCAGCTTGGCCTGCACGTCGTCGATCGGCTGGGTGAGGCAGACGTCCACCCCGCCGACGGCGTCGACCATCCGCTTGAACCCGCTGAAGTCGATGACCATGTGGTGGTCGATGCGGATACCCGTGAGCTTCTCCACCGTCCGGATCGTGCAGGCGGCCCCGCCCCACTCGAACGCCCAGTTGAACTGAGCGAAGGAGCCCCCGGTGCGGCTTCCGTCCGGCTGCAGGCAGGAGGGGATCTCCGTCATCAGGTCCCGGGGGATCGACACGGCGGTCGCGCTCCGGCGCTCCTTCGGCAGGTGCAGCAGGATGGTGGTGTCCGAGCGCTGGGTGCCCTTGTCCTCCCCGTAGCCGGCGTTGCCCCTGCCCGCACGCGAGTCGGAGCCGATCAGCAGGATGTTCTGGGCGCCCGTGGCGAGGCGCGCCGGGCGTTCGCGCTCGTAGCGCTCCAGCTCGGCAGCGGCGGAGGTGTCCTCGGTGATGTTCGCGTCGAGCTTGCCGTAGAGCCACCACCCGGTGGCCGCCCCCGCCAGCACCAGCAGTGCGAGCCCCAGGCCGATCCAGCGCAGCAACCGGTGCCTGCGGTCCCGCGGAGGCCGTCGCCCGCCTCCGGCCGCATCGCTGCCGTCCGGTATGCCTGAGCTGTCCGTCACTGGCGTGTGTCCCCTCGCCGCTGCGAGCAGCCGTACGGGTGAGCACGGCCACTGCCGATCCTGCCCCCGGGGTGCCGGAGCGGCCCGGGGGCGGGGTCGTGTCTAGGGCCGTACGGGTGACAGATCGGCCGTTCCCGACATTGATCGGTCCGGGTGACGGAGCGCGCCCCGGTATCAGGCCGTGTGGGTGACGCGCTCGCTCTCGGTGCGCTGGGCCAGCGCCTCGGCGGACAGCCGCTCCAGGTTCCGGCAGAGCACCACGGAGGCCCCCGCGGCCAGTGCGGCGTACAGCCCCGCGGACAGCCCTTCCCAGGTGTCGTAGCCGAGGCCGGTCAGGATCCGCGACCCCTCGCCGAGGCCGAGCCCGGCCGCGTCCTCGCGGGCCCGGGCGACCAGCGCCGTGTGCGAGAGCTCCTCGCCGCCGACGACCAGCGCGGGACCCTCGGGCTGCACCGGGACGAAGGGGGCGAAACGGTCGCCCTGTCCCGGCACCTCCACCGCGTAGTCCGCGAACCCCGCCGGAGGCTGCGGGAAGCGCCCGCCCAGCGGCCGCAGGGCCAGCGCCACCCGCTCGCCGTCGCACTCCAGCGCTCGTTCCAGCGTGTCCGGACCGCTGACGACGAGATCGGCGTCACCCGGTTCCCCGCCCACCGAGGCGACGACCCCGACCGCGTCGCAGGCGAGCAGCCACACGGCGCTCTGCCAGTGCGCGGGCAGCAGCAGCGCGAGCCGGTCCCCGGGCTCGGCTCCCAGGTCGCCCTGGAGCAGGTTCGCGGTCTTGGCCACCCAATTGGCGAAGGTCGCGACGGACAATTCGACGCGTTCGCCGGTGGCGTCGTCGTAGAAGGTGACGAGCGGGCGGCCCGGATCGGCCGCGAGCGCGGATTGCAGCAGGTCGGCAGGGGTGCGGTCAGTGGCGTTCACCCGGCACAGGGTACGCGGGCGCCCTCCTCCGTACGGGGGGCGCCGGTACCTCCGTACGGAGGAGGGGTGTCCGCGGGGCAGCGGACGGAGCATCAGATCTCGGATGGCGCCCCGCGGTGAGCGTGCCCACCATCCTTGTCATGCGTGGATTCCTTGCTTCCTCGATCGGCGTCGCGACGGCCGCCGCACTGGCCCTGCCCCTCGCGCTCCCGACTCCAGCACTCGCCGAAACCGTCCCCGTAACCCCGGCCGGGTCCACCCAGTCGCTGCCGCTCGTCCCCATGGGGGCCGCGGCGGACCGCATGCCCGGCGTCCCCGGGATGAGCGCCTCGCCCCGCGGCCCGGAGACGCAGGGGCTGCCCGCCCGTGAGGTCAGGACGTTCTCCCTCGTCGGTGTCGTCTGGGACGACGTCACCACCCAGCTCAACGGCCGCGTCCAGGTCCGTACGCGTTCCGTCCGGACCGCCACCTGGTCCGACTGGCAGGACGTCGAGGTCCACAACAGCGAGCACGCGGCCGACCCCGACGCGGTGGAGCGCGACTCCGGCCGGGTGCGCGGCGCCACCGCCCCCCTGTGGGTCGGTGAGTCCGACGGCGTGGAGGTCCGCGTCCAGGCGGAACCGGACGCCCCGGCCACTGCGGAGGGCACCGGGCTCCCCTCGGGCATGCGCATCGAACTCGTCGACCCGGGCGCGCAGGTGCCGGCCGGGTCCACCGACGGCAAGAACAGCGGCCCGGCCGACGACAAGGGCGAGGTGGTCGCGCCCGGCCTGACCATGGAGATGGCGGAGGCCTCCGCGGCGAACGTGCCGCACGCCCCGCTCGGCGCGAACGAGATCACCGAGCTCAACAAGGCCGACTCCACCGCCGACGCCGTCTTCGCCGGCGAACTCACCGCGGCAGCCGCCCCCTACATCGGGCCGCGCCCGCGGATCGTCACCCGCAGGGGGTGGGGCGCGGACGAGTCCCTGCGCGAGAAGGCCTTCGCCTACACGCGCACCGTCAAGGCGGCGTTCGTCCACCACAGCGCCTCCGGCAACAACTACGCCTGCAAGGACGCCCCGGCGGTGCTGCGCAGCCTGTACCGCTACCACGTGGTCAGCAGCGGCTGGCGCGACTTCGGCTACAACTTCGCCGTCGACAAGTGCGGCACGGTCTACGAGGGCCGCGCGGGCGGTGTCTCCAAGCCGGTCCTCGGAGCGCACACCATGGGCTTCAACACGGACAGCATGGGCGTGGCGGTGCTCGGCACCTTCACGAACTCGGCGCCGCCGGCGGCCGCCGTCGACGCGGTCGCCCGCCTCACCGCCTGGAAGCTCGGCCTCTTCGGCCGGGACCCGCGCGCCAAGACCACCCTCAAGTCGGGTGGCGGCAACCGCTACCCGAAGGGCAGGAACGTCTCGATGAACGTCATCTCGGGCCACCGGGACGGCTTCGCGACGGAATGCCCCGGCAGGCAGCTGTACGGCAAGCTCCCCACCACCCGCACCTCCTCGGCCAAGCTCCAGGGCCGCCCGTAGTCCCCGGGGCGGGCCGGGACGGCGGGCTCCGCCCGGAACCCGACGGCCCCGCCGCCCCGCCCCGACCCGCCCCGACCCGCCCCGGGCATGGCGACCGGGGCCGCAACACGGTTGCCGCGTCCGCGTCCGCGTCCGTGGCTTCGCCCGCGGACGAAGCCACGGCTCCGGGGCGGGCCGGCCGGCGGGCTACGCTCGACCCATGGCCGGCCGCTTCGACCCCCTCGACCGGACCGCCGTACGCGGCGGCCGCACCGACGTGCCCCCGGGCCGAGGCCGAGCCGCCGGCGCGGGTGCGAAGGAACGCCGCTGGACCCCCGACGGCCCCGTCGACCTCGGCCTCACGCTCGGTCCGCTCCGCCGCGGCCCCGCCGACCCCACCTTCCGCACCACGCCCGACGGCTCCGTCTGGCGCGCCACCCGCACCCCCGACGGGCCCGCCACCCTCCGGGTCTCCCGGACCGGCACGGAGATCGAGGCCGAGGCATGGGGAGCCGGCGGTGCCTGGCTGCTCGACCAGCTGCCCGCACTGCTCGGCGCGGGCGACGACCCGGCGGTCTTCGTGCCGCGCCACCGCCTCGTGCACGCCAGCCACCGCCGCCGCCCGGGCCTGCGCCTGACGCGTACCGGCCTGGTGCTGGAGTCCCTGATTCCCACGGTGCTGGAACAGAAGGTCACCGCCGACGAGGCGTACCGGGCCTGGCGCCGACTCGTACAGCAGTACGGCGAGCCCGCGCCCGGCCCCCACGGGCAGAACCTGCACGTCATGCCCGACCCCCGCACCTGGGCGATGATCCCGTCCTGGGACTGGCACCGGGCCGGTGTCGACGCCAAGCGCTCCGACACCATCGTCCGGGCCGTACGCGTCGCGAACCGTCTGGAGGAGGCGGCGGCCATGGACCTGGCCGGGGCCGCGCGCCGGCTGGAGGCCGTGCCCGGCATCGGCCCGTGGACCTCCGCCGAGACCCTCCAGCGCAGCAACGGCCACCCCGACGCCGTCACCACCGGCGATCTGCACCTGCCCGGCATCATCGGCTTCGCCCTCGCCGGCGACCGCGACGCCGACGACGCCGCCATGCTGGAACTCCTCGCGCCGTACGCCGGCCAGCGCCACCGGGCGGCCCGCCTCGTCCTCCTCGCGGGCCGCACCCCGCCCCGCCGCACCCCCCGCATGCCCCGCGGCGACATCGGCCGCTTCTGAGGGGCAGGGCAGGGCAGGGGGAGGAGGGGGCACGGCGGTCGTCAGCGGACCTCGACGAAGTCCTCCGCGGAGCGGCTCGGCCGCTGCGGCGGGGCCGCCGCCGGGTGGCCCACCGCCACCGCCCCCATCGGATCCCAGTCCGGCGGCAGCTCCAGGACCTCCCGCACCACGTCCCGGCAGAACATGGTCGAGGACACCCACGCCGATCCCAGCCGCTCACCGGCCAGCGCGACCAGCAGGTTCTGCACGCCGGCGCCCATGGCCACCACGAACATCTCCCGCTCAGCGGCGTCCCGCCGGGCGTGCCCGTAGTGGTGCGCCCCGTCCGTCACCAGACACGGCACCACCAGGTACGGGGCGGCCCGCAGCACGTCCCCGCGCCGCACCCGCTTCGCGATGGACTCCTCGGACCTGCCGTCCGACCGCAGGTCCGCGATCCATGCGTCGCGCATCGCGTCGAGCAACCGCAGCCGTGCGGGCTCGGACTCCAGCAGCACGAACCGCCACGGCGTCGTGTGGTGGGGTGCCGGGGCGGTCACGGCCGCCGCCACCGCCCGCCGCACCGCGCCCGGGTCCACCGGCTCCGCCGTGAAGGCCCGTACGGTGCGGCGCTGCGTCACGGCTTCCCGTACCGCCTCCGAGGTGCCCAGCCGGAACATGTCGTCGGCCGGCGTGCGCACCAGGTCCCGCGCCGTCGCCCCCTCGCCCAGGACGTGCGCCAGTCCGCGCACGACGGCCACCGGCAGGCCGGCGGCCTTGCCCTTGACCAGGTCGCCGGCGGCGGCGAGCTCGTCCGCCGTCGCCACCACGGTCGCGCTGAGCGGGTTGCCGTGGGCGTCGGTGGCGCCGCGCAGGTCGTCCAGGACCCGCACGCCGGCCGAGCCGATGGCCACGTCCGTCAGCCCGTTGCGCCACGGCCGCCCGAAGGTGTCCGTGACGACCACGCCCACGTCCACGCAGAGCGCGTCGCGCACTCCGGCGCGGATCGCGGCGGCCGAGGCGTCCGGATCCTCCGGGAGCAACAGCACGGTGCCGGGGGCGGTGTTGGAGGCGTCCACACCGGCCGCGGCCATCACCAGGCCCTGCCGGTTCTCGACGATCCGCAGGGTGCCCCGCCGCGCGACCACCCGTACGGTTTCCGCGTCGACGGCGGCCTCGCGTGACTCCGCCCGTACGATCCGCCCCTCGGCCTTGGACACGATCTTCGAGGTGACGAGCAGGACGTCGCCGTCGCACAGATCGGGGGCGGCCGTCGTGATCAGCTTGGCCAGGTCGTCGCCCGGCCTGACCTCCGGTATCCCGTCGACGGCCCGCACCTCGTACGAGGGGGCCGCCGTCACCGGGAGGCCTCCGCCAGCTCCAGCGCGGCCCGGGCCATCACGGCGGTGGCCGCCAGGTCGGTCATCATCAGCGGCACCGCGCGGCAGGTGATGCCGGCCGCCTCGACCTCGGCGACGGCGTCCGCGTCGGAGGTGTCGACGAGCCAGGCGTCGAGCAGTTCGGTCCCGTAGTGCAGGGCGACCGCGGCGGCGGTGGACTCGACGCCCACCGCGGCGAGCACCTTGTCGGCCATCCCGCGCACGGGCGCGCCGCCGACGATGGGGGAGAGGCCCACGACGGGGGCCCGGGCGGCGGCGACGGCGTCCCGGATGCCGGGCACGGCGAGGATCGTGCCGACCGAGACCACGGGGTTGGACGGCGGGAAGACGATCACGTCGGCCGCGGCGATGGCCTCCAGCACGCCGGGCGCGGGCTTGGCCTGCTCGGCCCCCACGGGTACGACGGCTTCCGCGTCCACCGAGGCGCGCAGCCGGACCCAGTACTCCTGGAAGTGGATGACCCGGCGCTCGCCCGTTCCGGCCTCGGTGATCGCGACGTGGGTCTCGACGCGGTCGTCGGACATCGGCAGCAGCCGCACCCCGGGCTGCCAGCGGTCGCAGAGTGCCTCGGTGACGGCACTGAGCGGGTAGCCGGCGCCGAGCATCTGCGTGCGGACGATGTGGGTGGCGAAGTCGCGGTCCCCGAGGCCGAACCAGGTGGGTCCGACCCCGTAGGCGGCGAGTTCCTCCTTGACGGTGAAGGACTCGTCGGTGCGGCCCCACCCCTGGTCCTCGTTGATGCCACCGCCGAGGGTGTACATCACCGTGTCCAGGTCGGGGCAGACCTTGAGCCCGAAGAGGTGAATGTCGTCACCGGTGTTGCCGATGACCGTGATGTCCGCGTCGGGCACCGCCGACTTGAGTCCGCGAAGGAACCGGGCGCCGCCTATACCGCCGGCCAGAACAACAATGCGCATGCAGACAGTCTGTCAGCCGAAGGCTGTCATGCGAGGGGTGGTGGTCGGGCGGCGGGTGGGACTGTCAGCCGAAGGCTGTCATGCGAGGGGTGGTGGTCGGGCGGCGGGTGGGGAGCCGGGGGCCGGTCGTGCTCAGGCGGGGACGGACTCGGACGCGGACGCGGCCGGGGAGCAGTTGTGCATCGGCATCTGGGTGAGCCCGGGGAAGTAGACGTGCAGGCTGACCGCGCCTTCGAGGGTGTCGTTGACGACCTCGTGGGTGTAGCCGGGGGCGAAGACGCGCTGGCCGCCGGCGCGGTGGGTGAGCCGTCCGCGGGAGGTGTGTTCGGTGAGCTCGCCCTCCAGGACCGTCAGGACGCCGGAGGAGGCGCCGTGGTCGTGCAGGCCGCTTCCCTGGCCGGGGACCCAGCTGAGCAGCCAGACCTCGTAGCCGGGGCCGGTGCGCAGCCGGTGGTACCAGCGGGTGGTGGCGTCGTACTGGACGAGGTGCTGCCAGGAGGCGCGGTCCTCGGCGATGGAGCGGGCCAGACCGACGAACTCGGCGACGGTGGCCGGATGTTCGCGGGCCGGCTGGAGGAGGTGCTGGACGGCGAGGATGTCGCCGGCGATCTGCAGGTCGCTTTCGACGGTCGCGGGGGCGGCGGTCGTGCTGGTGGTGGTGCTGTTCATCGGGGTGTACCTCGACGGATGTCAGTTGTGCTGGCGGTCGCTGTGGGGGGAGGGCCGGAGCTCTGGGGAGCCGGGGCTCCACGGGCATCAACAGCAGCAACAGCAACAGCGAACCTGGGCAGCGCACAGGAACCCACGAATGGGGGTCCGGGTGGTGGCTGCGGGCGCTGACATGCGAATAAGGAGAACGGGTGAGGGGTCCGGCTGTCAACTCAATGTCCGGTTTGGGGGAAAAGTTTCACCTCATCCGGTTGTCGCGCATGGAGAAAGGTTTGTGCAGTCTGCGGCGGGGCATACGGCGCTGCATCGGAAGTCAAACCTGATCCGGCCATGTCGTGACCTGAATGTGATCTACGCCGCTCTTCGGGATGCGCCGCAACCTCGTGTCGGGGTGGCGCGTGCATTACGGGTGAAGGTGACATCTGATGGCGCCGATGGCATGTGTCACGATTTTTGGCGATATGAACACTTTCTGCATAGGCTTGGTTCCGCAGAGTGAATAAGGGGCCCGATAGCAGATCCCGGCTTGACTGCCCCGGAGCCACGCACTTGTAATTTCACTCGTGTCGTTACGTAGCTATGAGTGACGACGTGACCACGGGGACGCACCAACAGAGCGAGGGGCGCACATGACCGAGCTGTTTCAGGAACTGCTGGTCGAGGAAGCGGACGAGGAGCTCGGATGGCAGGAGCGCGCCCTGTGCGCCCAGACCGACCCCGAATCCTTCTTTCCCGAGAAGGGCGGCTCCACCCGCGAGGCCAAGAAGGTCTGCCTCGCCTGTGAGGTCCGCTCCGAATGCCTTGAGTACGCCCTCGCCAACGACGAGCGATTCGGTATCTGGGGCGGCCTGTCCGAGCGCGAGCGCCGCCGCCTGAAAAAGGCGGCCGTCTGACACCGCCGGAGCCCCACCGGCCCGGCACCCGCAGTACCCCGCACGACATATCCGAACATCGGAGCACGGCGTCGAACGCGACGCACGGCCGAACACAGAGCACCGCACACGGTCCGCCTCCTGCACCTTCCCCGCAGGAGGCGGACCGCTGCTGTGGCAGCCGTTAGGGTGGGGCGCTGTCCAGCAGCCTCCGAGGGCACACCACCCCCGGACCCCCGGCCGGAGGGCCCGTACCGCGATGTCCCTGCACAGCCAGTCGACGGCCTCCTACCAGGCGCCCGTCACACCCGAGTTCCCCCGGCACGTCGTCACCGCGGTCCTCGTGGCCCACGACGGCGCCCGCTGGCTGCCCCGGACGCTCGCCGGCCTCCTCGGCCAGGAACGCCCCGCCCAGAGCCACGTCGCCGCCGACACCGGCAGCGCCGACGACTCCGCCCGGCTGCTCACCGAGGCCCTCGGCGACGACCGCGTCCTGCACCTCGCCCGCCGCACCGGATTCGGCACCGCCGTCGACGAATCCGCCCGCACCGCCGGCACCCTGACCCCCGAGGACCTCCCGTACCTCAAGCGCCCCAGCGGCTGGGACCCGGTCAGCCGCACCTGGCGCGACGACGCCTACGACCTCCCCGACCTGCCCCACGGCGAACCCGTCCAATGGCTCTGGCTCCTCCACGACGACAGCGCCCCCGAACCCGACGCCCTCGCCGAACTGCTCCGCGTCGCCGACGAGAACCCCGACGCAGCGATCATCGGCCCCAAGCTCCGCGGCTGGTACGACAACAAGCAGCTCCTCGAAGCCGGCGTCACCATCGCCCGCAGCGGCCGCCGCTGGACCGGGCTCGACCGCCGCGAACAGGACCAGGGCCAGCACGACCAGGTCCGCCCCGTCCTGTCCGTGTCCACCGCCGGCATGCTCGTGCGCCGCGACGTCTACGAAGA
This window encodes:
- a CDS encoding LCP family protein, which produces MTDSSGIPDGSDAAGGGRRPPRDRRHRLLRWIGLGLALLVLAGAATGWWLYGKLDANITEDTSAAAELERYERERPARLATGAQNILLIGSDSRAGRGNAGYGEDKGTQRSDTTILLHLPKERRSATAVSIPRDLMTEIPSCLQPDGSRTGGSFAQFNWAFEWGGAACTIRTVEKLTGIRIDHHMVIDFSGFKRMVDAVGGVDVCLTQPIDDVQAKLKLPAGRQTLRGEQALGFVRARHSLGNGSDTERMERQQQFLGSLVTKVQSNGVLLNPARLYPLLSAATSSLTTDPGLASLRDMYELVRGIRDIPTDRMTFLTVPRRPYAPDPNRDELVEPDAGRLFRQLREDGPLTVTPPGATASARPRTPGNAAPTPAATATDAAPEGNSAGEGTPTPSAPIPTFTGTTAGHTGCR
- a CDS encoding LCP family protein, yielding MDAQSRGRADEIDPADQWVLNPRTGHYELQLNDSAARERPKVAAPRRSSSAPTAPTAPSPGVPKPRRGDAPPGGRRSGRSRKGGGGGGRRKKALLITSGSLALLLVGGAAAAYLYYDHLNGNLSVTDIAGAGTGGFKKDQAINILVIGTDKRSGAGNEGYGDKDSVGHADTTILFHIAKDRSNATALSIPRDLITNIPDCPTKQPDGTTKTIRGTKGTRFNTSLGQEGRDAGCTMRTVKEVTGIEVDNFMMVDFNAVKTLSTAVGGVPVCLEKAVDDKDSKLKLPEGEHRLEGEQALAFVRTRHAFGNQSDLDRIKTQQQFLGSMMREMKSKETLTSPKKFFSLAEAATKSLTVDPGLGSIGKLTDLASELKDIDLKNITFTTLPVLDNPAEPANRKATVVVNKALADPLLQMIRGDVSLTEVEKKEQAAKDAADADAKAKQDALLQGDRAPAGDVRVNIYNGGGPKGAASGTLNWLQNTKGMSKASNEGNAPSKVDATQLEYAPNQAAQARALADALGLPATALKMGTADAAAKTPMKLTLGPDFQQAGSPLAPPVPQELSKDVQQAQADKSVCAK
- a CDS encoding N-acetylmuramoyl-L-alanine amidase, with the protein product MRGFLASSIGVATAAALALPLALPTPALAETVPVTPAGSTQSLPLVPMGAAADRMPGVPGMSASPRGPETQGLPAREVRTFSLVGVVWDDVTTQLNGRVQVRTRSVRTATWSDWQDVEVHNSEHAADPDAVERDSGRVRGATAPLWVGESDGVEVRVQAEPDAPATAEGTGLPSGMRIELVDPGAQVPAGSTDGKNSGPADDKGEVVAPGLTMEMAEASAANVPHAPLGANEITELNKADSTADAVFAGELTAAAAPYIGPRPRIVTRRGWGADESLREKAFAYTRTVKAAFVHHSASGNNYACKDAPAVLRSLYRYHVVSSGWRDFGYNFAVDKCGTVYEGRAGGVSKPVLGAHTMGFNTDSMGVAVLGTFTNSAPPAAAVDAVARLTAWKLGLFGRDPRAKTTLKSGGGNRYPKGRNVSMNVISGHRDGFATECPGRQLYGKLPTTRTSSAKLQGRP
- a CDS encoding TIGR03089 family protein, encoding MNATDRTPADLLQSALAADPGRPLVTFYDDATGERVELSVATFANWVAKTANLLQGDLGAEPGDRLALLLPAHWQSAVWLLACDAVGVVASVGGEPGDADLVVSGPDTLERALECDGERVALALRPLGGRFPQPPAGFADYAVEVPGQGDRFAPFVPVQPEGPALVVGGEELSHTALVARAREDAAGLGLGEGSRILTGLGYDTWEGLSAGLYAALAAGASVVLCRNLERLSAEALAQRTESERVTHTA
- a CDS encoding DNA-3-methyladenine glycosylase, which encodes MAGRFDPLDRTAVRGGRTDVPPGRGRAAGAGAKERRWTPDGPVDLGLTLGPLRRGPADPTFRTTPDGSVWRATRTPDGPATLRVSRTGTEIEAEAWGAGGAWLLDQLPALLGAGDDPAVFVPRHRLVHASHRRRPGLRLTRTGLVLESLIPTVLEQKVTADEAYRAWRRLVQQYGEPAPGPHGQNLHVMPDPRTWAMIPSWDWHRAGVDAKRSDTIVRAVRVANRLEEAAAMDLAGAARRLEAVPGIGPWTSAETLQRSNGHPDAVTTGDLHLPGIIGFALAGDRDADDAAMLELLAPYAGQRHRAARLVLLAGRTPPRRTPRMPRGDIGRF
- a CDS encoding LCP family protein; the protein is MRVRHSDVREEGAGAQADGDIPDGGAGAPGTVPRQRNGSDPTRTAGTRPPARSRRRVLRWVSAILSLLILGTAAAGYLYYRHLNGSIQTDALNLGENKLGGSKPNAFGQTPLNILLIGSDARDDAENQALGGARDTFDGPPLADVQMLVHLSADRSNMSVVSMPRDTMLMMPKCTEPGGTVHPASKGLVQTNESIQRGGPGCTVAAWTELTKIPIDHFMMIDFKGVVRMADAIGGVPVCVEQNVHSRTRDGKGSGLKLPKGTSVIQGETALQWLRTRYGFEDGTDIGRTHAQHQYMNSMAREFRKNAKLSNPVKLNSLAQAAIEAMVVDTGLNKIDKLFDLSMELKKVPPGRITMTTMPWVYSSKPGLDGRVEPKPGEAEDLFRMVREDIPLDGQGSGNPAATATPGTPASPSAPAQPATSAPAAAATTAPPAKIAVAVRNATGGKDGAQSVAKGRASEVAALLTGKGFTKAVADNRTGAEDTSVVRYATDAQAADAAAVATALGLPAGSVQRSDQVAGIVVFVGKDWRTGATPTPPPPAPTKAPDSAHALNGDNDQACMAVQPGFTW